A genomic stretch from Ciona intestinalis unplaced genomic scaffold, KH HT000098.2, whole genome shotgun sequence includes:
- the LOC100185651 gene encoding G protein pathway suppressor 2 isoform X2, with protein sequence MMPVLVEREKINPVMQKALQFHILREREKRKQEAAEAEKDFERKAKEEEEKRKKIEEENSTLEEIKEQLVKLREKQESLRQEKHQLFWQFKRVLHEEGKRKERLREQSEMNSFASGHYPAHAMTMGPHHLLPQARYPTHPHQSPYTVPQNVQSISGSQVIQQGLKRPHSPTPPSSGMYQRQAQIHPTAQSKYEFAGHSSHSYISPARSGSHYSSTSTPPGRLHNPYQTPDRPVAHQTGKDTPTYLEETRPRIRMLPQNFLSHQLQTSPFTSSSHLIRSNSPGRYPKAETELQLSYSPSTTPNHLKYPPPSHSNPRRMFQKPP encoded by the exons ATGATGCCTGTGCTGGTGGAACGCGAAAAAATCAACCCCGTTATGCAGAAAGCGCTGCAATTTCACATTCTACGGGAAAGAGAAAAACGAAAACAAG agGCAGCAGAAGCTGAAAAAGACTTTGAAAGAAAAGCAAAAGaggaagaagaaaaaagaaagaaaattgaaGAAGAAAACTCAACTTTGGAAGAAATAAAAGAACAG CTTGTTAAGCTTCGTGAAAAGCAGGAAAGTTTGAGGCAAGAGAAGCATCAGTTGTTCTGGCAATTCAAGCGTGTTCTGCATGAGGAAGGAAAAAGGAAGGAACGTCTTCGTGAACAAAG CGAAATGAATTCCTTTGCAAGTGGTCACTATCCCGCACATGCAATGACAATGGGACCTCACCATCTATTACCAcaag CTCGTTACCCTACTCATCCACATCAAAGTCCATATACCGTTCCCCAAAACGTACAATCAATATCAG GTTCCCAAGTCATACAACAAGGTTTAAAACGTCCTCACAGCCCAACACCCCCCTCAAGTGGTATGTACCAACGTCAAGCACAAATCCACCCGACTGCCCAAAGCAAATATGAATTTGcag GTCATTCTAGTCATTCTTATATATCCCCTGCAAGAAGTGGCTCTCACTACTCCAGCACTTCAACCCCACCTGGAa GGTTACACAATCCTTACCAAACTCCTGATCGACCTGTAGCTCATCAAACAG GAAAAGACACACCAACCTATTTAGAAGAAACTCGTCCTAGAATCAGGATGTTGCCTCAAAACTTCCTCTCACATCAA TTACAAACATCTCCTTTCACATCAAGTAGTCACCTTATCCGGTCAAATTCACCAGGTCGATATCCTAAAGCCGAAACAGAACTG CAGCTGTCATACTCTCCAAGCACAACACCCAACCATCTAAAATATCCACCACCTTCACACTCAAATCCTAGGAGAATGTTCCAGAAACCACCTTAG
- the LOC100185651 gene encoding G protein pathway suppressor 2 isoform X1: MMPVLVEREKINPVMQKALQFHILREREKRKQEAAEAEKDFERKAKEEEEKRKKIEEENSTLEEIKEQLVKLREKQESLRQEKHQLFWQFKRVLHEEGKRKERLREQSEMNSFASGHYPAHAMTMGPHHLLPQARYPTHPHQSPYTVPQNVQSISGSQVIQQGLKRPHSPTPPSSGMYQRQAQIHPTAQSKYEFAGHSSHSYISPARSGSHYSSTSTPPGRLHNPYQTPDRPVAHQTGKDTPTYLEETRPRIRMLPQNFLSHQLQTSPFTSSSHLIRSNSPGRYPKAETELQQLSYSPSTTPNHLKYPPPSHSNPRRMFQKPP; this comes from the exons ATGATGCCTGTGCTGGTGGAACGCGAAAAAATCAACCCCGTTATGCAGAAAGCGCTGCAATTTCACATTCTACGGGAAAGAGAAAAACGAAAACAAG agGCAGCAGAAGCTGAAAAAGACTTTGAAAGAAAAGCAAAAGaggaagaagaaaaaagaaagaaaattgaaGAAGAAAACTCAACTTTGGAAGAAATAAAAGAACAG CTTGTTAAGCTTCGTGAAAAGCAGGAAAGTTTGAGGCAAGAGAAGCATCAGTTGTTCTGGCAATTCAAGCGTGTTCTGCATGAGGAAGGAAAAAGGAAGGAACGTCTTCGTGAACAAAG CGAAATGAATTCCTTTGCAAGTGGTCACTATCCCGCACATGCAATGACAATGGGACCTCACCATCTATTACCAcaag CTCGTTACCCTACTCATCCACATCAAAGTCCATATACCGTTCCCCAAAACGTACAATCAATATCAG GTTCCCAAGTCATACAACAAGGTTTAAAACGTCCTCACAGCCCAACACCCCCCTCAAGTGGTATGTACCAACGTCAAGCACAAATCCACCCGACTGCCCAAAGCAAATATGAATTTGcag GTCATTCTAGTCATTCTTATATATCCCCTGCAAGAAGTGGCTCTCACTACTCCAGCACTTCAACCCCACCTGGAa GGTTACACAATCCTTACCAAACTCCTGATCGACCTGTAGCTCATCAAACAG GAAAAGACACACCAACCTATTTAGAAGAAACTCGTCCTAGAATCAGGATGTTGCCTCAAAACTTCCTCTCACATCAA TTACAAACATCTCCTTTCACATCAAGTAGTCACCTTATCCGGTCAAATTCACCAGGTCGATATCCTAAAGCCGAAACAGAACTG CAGCAGCTGTCATACTCTCCAAGCACAACACCCAACCATCTAAAATATCCACCACCTTCACACTCAAATCCTAGGAGAATGTTCCAGAAACCACCTTAG
- the LOC100183290 gene encoding translocon-associated protein subunit gamma-like, whose amino-acid sequence MAPKSSNFSKEEELLLQDFGRDLSRKSSVIFYVHALFVSAIPLWLFNRIHQMEMLDNAILFVIGTIFSAYFVALAYKNNKFELKHKIAQKRSDGVAAELNAKMSESESKKISKKEKDERILWRKNEIAEAESMQLAVFYTNSLFLILLILSSFFFFKSYSPMPNYIISMVGASSITGLLSTSSQK is encoded by the exons ATGGCACCTAAATCATCGAACTTCAGCAAAGAGGAGGAACTTTTGCTTCAAGATTTCGGAAGAGATCTATCGCGAAAATCTTCCGTGATCTTTTATGTTCATGCGTTATTTGTCTCTGCTATTCCACTAT GGCTATTCAATCGCATACATCAAATGGAGATGTTGGACAATGCCATTCTCTTTGTAATTGGGACCATTTTCAGTGCCTACTTTGTCGCCCTAgcttacaaaaataataagtttgaGCTAAAGCACAA AATTGCTCAAAAGAGGAGTGATGGAGTGGCAGCTGAACTTAATGCTAAGATGTCTGAATCAGAATCAAAGAAGATCTCAAAGAAAGAGAAAGATGAAAG GATCTTGTGGCGTAAAAACGAAATAGCTGAAGCAGAATCCATGCAGCTTGCAGTGTTCTACACCAACAGCCTTTTCTTGATTCTGCTCATTCTTTcatcttttttcttctttaagAGCTACAGCCCAATGCC aaactacaTCATTTCAATGGTTGGAGCAAGCAGCATTACAGGTCTCCTCTCAACTTCTTCCCAGAAATGA